The following are from one region of the Halanaerobium saccharolyticum subsp. saccharolyticum DSM 6643 genome:
- a CDS encoding CtsR family transcriptional regulator, whose product MSSLSDQIERYLRKQISKYQGKVKIKRNQLAENFDCAPSQINYVLDTRFTIEKGYVVESQRGGGGFIRIIRVTLDSNKEVIQEVINKLDHVITQKEAHGIIKRLYDNELISERESYLMEKAVHRNVLGISLPERDYLRGRILKNMLEVIFKVKED is encoded by the coding sequence ATGTCTAGTTTATCTGACCAAATAGAAAGATACTTAAGAAAACAAATTTCTAAATATCAGGGAAAAGTAAAGATTAAAAGAAATCAATTAGCTGAAAATTTTGATTGTGCTCCTTCTCAAATAAATTATGTTTTAGACACAAGATTTACCATAGAAAAAGGATATGTAGTAGAAAGTCAACGTGGTGGTGGAGGTTTTATAAGGATTATTAGAGTGACTCTTGATTCTAATAAAGAAGTAATTCAAGAAGTTATCAATAAATTGGATCACGTTATCACTCAGAAAGAAGCTCATGGAATTATTAAAAGATTATATGATAATGAACTAATTTCTGAAAGAGAATCTTATCTGATGGAAAAAGCAGTTCATCGTAATGTTCTGGGAATTTCTTTACCAGAACGCGATTATTTAAGAGGAAGAATATTAAAAAATATGTTAGAAGTTATTTTTAAAGTTAAGGAGGACTAG
- a CDS encoding protein-arginine kinase activator protein McsA: protein MICDRCGEREASVHLTRIINGEKTEMHLCEECAQKRSKLNIDDNLSFQSLLSGILNQHLTSPNSSLYKDNQSQNLVCKNCGLSYQEFTKKGFFGCANCYETFKDKLEQLFKRIHGNTQHTGKFPLSFRNKIKFESEINELKKKMKIAVDKENFEKAAEIRDEIHAIEVNMEENCNAE from the coding sequence ATGATCTGTGATAGATGTGGAGAAAGAGAAGCCTCTGTCCATTTAACAAGGATTATTAATGGAGAAAAAACAGAGATGCATTTATGTGAAGAATGTGCTCAAAAAAGGAGCAAGTTAAATATAGATGATAATTTAAGTTTCCAAAGTTTATTATCAGGTATTTTAAATCAACATTTAACAAGCCCAAATTCTTCACTGTATAAAGATAATCAATCACAGAATCTAGTCTGCAAAAATTGTGGTTTGAGTTATCAAGAATTTACTAAAAAAGGTTTTTTTGGCTGTGCAAATTGTTATGAAACATTTAAAGATAAGTTAGAACAGCTTTTCAAGAGAATTCACGGTAATACTCAACATACTGGGAAATTCCCTTTATCATTCAGAAATAAAATAAAATTTGAATCAGAAATTAATGAATTAAAGAAGAAAATGAAAATAGCTGTTGATAAAGAAAATTTTGAAAAAGCTGCTGAAATTAGAGATGAAATCCATGCTATTGAAGTGAACATGGAGGAAAATTGTAATGCAGAATAA
- a CDS encoding protein arginine kinase, with protein MQNNIINNWQIENGEEKDVVLSSRIRLARNLKEYKFPNRSDIKEKTKVINYLRDKIFYLKDQNYDFYLMDNLNEIERNVLHEEYLISRNHVQYPNARALFLNNEKNISIMINEEDHLRIQILKPGLEFNNIWNEINNLDEQLEENLDYAFSKKWGYLTSCPTNIGTALRASVMCHLPALVLSGKIDNILGAVGKFGLTVRGVSGEGSNSEAELFQISNQITLGFSEKEIIEKLESVIKQIIAEERKSREYLLENNFLKLKDNVLRSFGVLKYAYHLDQSEALKYLSRIKFGQDTNLIEEKLDKNLFSKLLFKIKNAHLQYDSKEKLDIEELNIKRAKIIRNELNKE; from the coding sequence ATGCAGAATAATATAATAAATAACTGGCAAATTGAAAATGGTGAAGAAAAAGATGTTGTTTTAAGTTCCAGAATAAGATTAGCCAGGAACTTAAAAGAATATAAATTTCCAAATAGAAGTGATATAAAGGAAAAAACAAAAGTAATTAACTATTTAAGGGATAAGATATTTTATTTAAAGGATCAAAACTATGATTTTTATTTAATGGACAATTTAAATGAAATAGAAAGAAATGTTTTGCACGAAGAATATCTGATTAGTAGAAATCATGTTCAATATCCTAATGCTAGAGCTTTGTTTTTAAATAATGAAAAAAATATATCAATAATGATTAACGAAGAAGATCATTTAAGAATCCAAATTTTAAAGCCAGGTCTTGAATTTAATAATATTTGGAATGAGATTAATAATCTTGATGAACAATTAGAAGAAAATTTAGATTACGCTTTTTCTAAAAAATGGGGTTATTTAACTAGTTGCCCAACTAATATTGGAACTGCCTTAAGAGCTTCGGTAATGTGTCATTTACCTGCATTGGTATTGAGCGGCAAGATTGACAACATATTAGGAGCTGTAGGTAAATTTGGTTTAACTGTAAGAGGTGTTTCTGGCGAAGGAAGCAATAGTGAAGCTGAACTATTTCAGATTTCAAATCAAATAACATTAGGTTTTAGTGAAAAGGAAATTATTGAGAAATTAGAAAGCGTTATCAAACAAATTATAGCCGAAGAAAGAAAAAGTCGGGAATATTTGTTAGAAAATAATTTTTTGAAATTAAAAGATAATGTTTTAAGATCATTTGGAGTTTTAAAATATGCTTATCATTTAGATCAATCTGAAGCTTTGAAATATTTATCCAGAATAAAATTTGGGCAGGATACAAATTTAATTGAAGAAAAACTAGATAAAAACTTATTTTCTAAATTGTTATTTAAAATTAAGAATGCACATTTGCAATATGATTCGAAAGAAAAATTAGATATTGAAGAATTGAATATTAAAAGAGCTAAAATTATTAGAAATGAATTAAATAAGGAGTGA
- a CDS encoding ATP-dependent Clp protease ATP-binding subunit — protein MFAKFTERARKVLSIAEQEALKLKHSYVGTEHILYGLIAEGQGIAARALIDNKVNKEVIESKIIDMIGEGQNEVKGSIGLTPRSKKVLNLAMDEARKMGHNYIGTEHLLLGLIREGEGVAVRILMDLNSDIGNIKEEVIDLLGGKNSIKKKSKSANKKTKNLDEYSRDLTEMAKENKLDPVIGRDNEINRVIQVLSRRTKNNPVLIGEPGVGKTAIIEGLAQMIVSENVPELLLNKRVVSLDLSSLVAGSKYRGEFEQRLKAVMNEIIESGDIILFIDEMHTLVGAGAAEGAIDAANILKPALARGELQAIGATTLDEYRKYIEKDAALERRFQSVLVEENSTEEAIDILKGLRDPYEAHHKVKITDQAIEDAVILSHRYISDRFLPDKAIDLIDEAASKVRLSNSTRPPEFKELSKKLEEAEKEKEAAVKNQEFEKAARMRDKEKTLEKELKELKNNWENEKGKAEAVVTTEDIAEIVSSWTGIPVTKLEEAETERLLRLEDELHKRVIGQDEAIKAVSEAVRRARAGLKDPKRPIGSFIFLGPTGVGKTELAKTLAETMFNDEDAMIRVDMSEYMEKHSVSRLVGSPPGYVGHDEGGQLTEPVRRRPYSVILFDEIEKAHPDVFNVLLQILEDGVLTDTHGRKVDFKNTIVIMTSNVGADFIEKQSQLGFKTENDEEASYDRMKDNVISQLRKTFRPEFLNRLDEIIVFHSLNKEHIKKIVDLMLEDLRDRLKEKDIELKMTEAAKSKLAEDGYDSEFGARPLRRAIQRKIENPLSIKILDHEFEEKNTITVDVEDNDFDFIVS, from the coding sequence ATGTTTGCAAAATTTACGGAAAGAGCGAGAAAAGTTTTAAGTATTGCTGAACAAGAGGCTTTAAAACTTAAACACAGTTATGTTGGAACAGAGCATATTCTTTATGGCTTAATTGCTGAAGGTCAGGGGATAGCTGCAAGAGCATTGATAGATAATAAAGTGAATAAAGAAGTTATTGAGAGTAAAATTATAGATATGATTGGAGAGGGCCAAAATGAAGTAAAGGGTTCAATCGGTTTAACTCCAAGAAGTAAAAAAGTTTTAAATTTAGCTATGGATGAGGCTAGGAAAATGGGTCATAACTATATAGGTACAGAACATCTTTTGCTTGGATTAATTCGTGAAGGTGAAGGTGTTGCTGTCAGAATCTTAATGGATTTAAACAGTGATATAGGAAATATTAAAGAAGAAGTTATTGATTTGCTTGGTGGTAAAAACTCTATCAAGAAAAAATCTAAATCAGCCAATAAAAAAACTAAAAACTTAGACGAATATAGCCGCGATTTAACTGAAATGGCTAAAGAAAATAAGTTAGATCCAGTTATTGGACGTGATAACGAAATAAATAGAGTAATTCAGGTTTTGAGTCGTAGAACCAAAAACAATCCTGTTTTAATTGGTGAGCCAGGTGTTGGTAAAACAGCTATCATTGAGGGTTTAGCTCAGATGATAGTAAGTGAAAATGTACCTGAACTATTGTTAAATAAAAGGGTGGTTTCGCTTGATTTAAGCTCTTTAGTAGCTGGGTCCAAATATAGAGGCGAATTTGAGCAGCGTCTGAAAGCAGTAATGAATGAGATTATTGAAAGTGGCGATATTATATTATTTATTGATGAAATGCATACTTTAGTTGGAGCTGGTGCAGCGGAAGGGGCAATAGATGCTGCAAATATTTTAAAACCTGCTTTAGCAAGAGGAGAACTGCAGGCAATTGGTGCTACAACATTAGATGAATATCGCAAATATATAGAAAAAGATGCAGCTTTGGAGCGAAGATTCCAATCTGTATTGGTAGAAGAAAACTCTACAGAAGAGGCAATAGATATCCTCAAAGGATTACGTGACCCTTATGAAGCCCATCATAAGGTGAAAATAACTGATCAGGCTATCGAAGATGCTGTAATATTATCGCATAGATATATTTCTGATCGTTTTTTGCCTGATAAAGCAATTGATTTGATTGATGAAGCAGCTTCTAAAGTTCGATTAAGCAATAGTACTAGACCACCTGAATTTAAAGAATTAAGCAAAAAATTAGAAGAAGCTGAAAAGGAAAAAGAAGCAGCAGTTAAAAATCAAGAATTTGAAAAAGCAGCAAGAATGAGAGATAAAGAAAAAACGTTAGAAAAAGAATTAAAAGAACTAAAAAATAACTGGGAAAATGAAAAAGGAAAGGCTGAAGCAGTTGTAACTACTGAAGATATTGCAGAGATTGTTTCCAGTTGGACAGGTATTCCGGTTACCAAACTTGAAGAAGCTGAAACTGAAAGACTGCTGCGCTTGGAAGATGAGCTGCACAAGCGGGTAATTGGACAGGATGAAGCAATCAAAGCAGTGTCTGAGGCTGTACGTAGAGCTAGAGCAGGCTTGAAAGACCCTAAACGACCAATTGGTTCTTTTATTTTCTTAGGCCCGACTGGAGTTGGTAAAACTGAACTTGCTAAAACTCTTGCAGAAACAATGTTTAATGATGAAGATGCTATGATTAGAGTTGATATGTCTGAATATATGGAAAAACACTCAGTCTCAAGATTGGTTGGATCACCTCCAGGATATGTTGGGCATGACGAAGGTGGTCAGTTAACAGAGCCTGTTAGAAGAAGGCCATATTCTGTTATTTTATTTGATGAAATAGAAAAAGCACATCCTGATGTGTTTAATGTGCTTCTTCAAATATTAGAAGATGGTGTGCTGACAGATACACATGGTCGCAAAGTTGATTTCAAAAATACAATTGTTATCATGACTTCTAATGTTGGTGCTGATTTTATAGAAAAGCAGTCACAATTAGGTTTTAAAACCGAAAATGATGAAGAAGCAAGCTATGATAGAATGAAAGATAATGTTATATCACAGCTTAGAAAAACATTTAGACCTGAATTTTTAAATAGATTAGATGAAATTATAGTTTTCCACTCTTTAAATAAAGAGCATATTAAGAAAATCGTTGATTTAATGCTCGAAGATTTAAGAGATAGATTAAAAGAAAAAGATATTGAATTAAAAATGACTGAAGCAGCTAAGTCAAAATTAGCAGAAGATGGTTATGATTCTGAGTTTGGTGCCCGTCCTCTGAGAAGGGCAATACAGCGCAAAATTGAGAATCCATTATCAATTAAAATTCTTGATCATGAATTTGAAGAAAAGAATACAATTACTGTAGATGTTGAAGACAATGACTTTGATTTTATAGTAAGTTAA
- the radA gene encoding DNA repair protein RadA — MAKAKKYYLCQECGYKSVNWMGKCSNCGSWDSFEEVIEDKSKNKKNKYDLNREEKEPQPITEISSVKRQRLKTNITELDRVLGGGVVSGSLILLGGAPGIGKSTLILQVASLFSQKYGKTLYLSGEESASQLKMRAERLNCMEENLNILDERDYMVLENHISKNKDYSLIVVDSIQTVHIPELDAAPGNLTQIKEVTNRLVKLAKTTGIPVVLIGHVTKEGELAGPRVLEHLVDTVLQFEGDNYHMYRMLRAKKNRFGSTNEIGVFEMKEKGIEEVANPSSFFINERSADVSGSIITPALEGSRVLLVEVQSLVTDAAFPSPQRLAKGVNHKRLSLLLAVLEKRLGANFKEFDVNLNITGGINVEEPGLDLAIIAAVISSYKDISLDNDLAVIGEVGLGGEVRAVGQIEKRINELKKLSFKKVVIPAGNAKNIAFDPDIKIDAVKDISEFVKIIIK, encoded by the coding sequence ATGGCGAAAGCAAAAAAATACTATCTATGTCAAGAATGTGGATATAAATCAGTCAATTGGATGGGCAAATGTTCTAATTGTGGTTCTTGGGATAGCTTTGAAGAGGTTATTGAAGATAAATCAAAAAACAAAAAAAATAAATATGACTTAAATAGAGAGGAGAAAGAACCTCAGCCGATTACTGAGATTTCTTCGGTTAAGCGTCAGCGTTTAAAAACCAATATAACTGAACTTGATCGAGTGCTCGGCGGGGGTGTTGTTTCTGGTTCTCTAATATTACTTGGTGGAGCCCCTGGTATTGGTAAATCAACACTAATACTTCAGGTGGCTTCTCTTTTTAGTCAAAAATATGGGAAAACTCTGTATCTTTCTGGGGAAGAATCTGCTTCTCAATTAAAAATGCGAGCAGAACGCTTAAATTGTATGGAAGAAAACCTTAATATTTTAGATGAAAGAGATTATATGGTTTTAGAAAATCATATTTCTAAGAATAAGGATTACTCCTTAATTGTAGTAGACTCTATTCAAACAGTTCATATCCCAGAATTAGATGCTGCACCTGGCAATTTAACCCAAATTAAGGAGGTTACTAACCGCCTTGTTAAATTGGCTAAAACTACAGGAATTCCGGTAGTTTTAATCGGTCATGTTACTAAAGAAGGCGAATTAGCTGGCCCAAGGGTTTTAGAACATTTAGTTGATACGGTACTGCAGTTTGAAGGCGATAATTATCATATGTATAGAATGCTAAGAGCTAAAAAAAATAGGTTTGGCTCAACAAATGAAATTGGAGTTTTTGAAATGAAAGAAAAGGGCATAGAAGAAGTAGCAAATCCTTCTAGCTTTTTTATAAATGAGAGATCTGCAGATGTATCTGGTTCAATTATTACCCCAGCATTGGAAGGTAGTCGAGTTCTTTTGGTGGAAGTACAATCTCTTGTCACTGATGCTGCTTTTCCTTCTCCACAGCGTTTGGCTAAAGGTGTAAATCATAAACGCTTGTCATTGCTTTTAGCAGTTTTAGAAAAGCGTTTAGGAGCTAATTTTAAAGAGTTTGATGTTAATCTTAATATTACTGGAGGGATTAATGTAGAAGAGCCAGGACTTGATTTGGCTATAATAGCTGCAGTGATATCTAGTTATAAAGATATTTCATTAGATAATGATTTAGCTGTAATTGGGGAAGTTGGACTTGGCGGTGAAGTTCGAGCTGTCGGACAGATAGAAAAGAGAATTAATGAGTTAAAAAAATTATCATTTAAAAAAGTTGTCATTCCAGCGGGAAATGCTAAAAATATCGCCTTTGATCCAGATATAAAAATCGATGCTGTTAAAGATATATCTGAATTTGTAAAAATAATTATAAAATAA
- the disA gene encoding DNA integrity scanning diadenylate cyclase DisA, whose product MEEIDEKLLDILKVLAPGTVFRDGLENILRAQTGGLIVVSDKEEVMDLVNDGFQIETPLSPARLYELAKMDGAIVLDQDAENILFANAQLIPDHTIKSSETGTRHKTAERVALQTGELVIAISQRRSIITIYKGDSKHILEDIRVVLVKANQAIQTLEKYRSVFDQALTNLSALEFEDLVTLSDVVTVIQRTEMVLKIQREIEKYISELGSEGRLIKMQLEELVNNVREEGILLIEDYISEELEEDTSDPEKVLESLTDWSSDEILTLNTISKALGYSGSLNALDETVSPRGYRIMRKIPRLPMPVIENLVDYFENLQAIIRASVDELDDVDGIGEVRAQAIKDGLRRLRDQVLLDRHI is encoded by the coding sequence ATGGAAGAAATTGATGAGAAATTATTAGATATTTTAAAAGTCTTGGCGCCTGGAACAGTTTTCAGAGATGGACTTGAAAATATTTTAAGAGCACAAACTGGTGGTTTGATTGTTGTTAGTGATAAAGAAGAAGTGATGGATTTAGTAAATGATGGTTTTCAAATTGAAACACCACTTTCACCTGCACGTCTATATGAACTTGCAAAAATGGACGGTGCAATTGTTTTAGATCAAGATGCTGAAAATATATTATTTGCAAATGCTCAATTAATCCCTGATCACACAATTAAATCTTCAGAAACTGGAACAAGACATAAAACTGCAGAAAGAGTTGCACTACAGACTGGGGAATTAGTAATTGCAATTTCTCAGAGAAGATCAATTATCACTATTTATAAAGGGGATTCCAAACATATTTTAGAGGATATAAGAGTAGTGTTAGTTAAAGCAAATCAAGCTATTCAAACCCTGGAAAAATATCGATCAGTTTTTGATCAGGCCCTTACTAACTTAAGTGCTCTAGAGTTTGAAGATTTAGTAACACTCTCAGATGTGGTAACTGTAATTCAGAGAACTGAGATGGTTTTAAAAATCCAGCGTGAAATTGAAAAATATATTTCTGAATTAGGATCTGAAGGTAGATTAATTAAAATGCAGCTGGAAGAACTTGTAAACAATGTTAGGGAAGAAGGTATTCTACTTATTGAAGATTACATTTCAGAGGAATTAGAAGAAGACACCTCTGATCCTGAAAAAGTATTAGAAAGTTTAACAGATTGGTCTTCTGATGAAATTTTAACTTTAAATACAATTAGTAAAGCCCTTGGTTATAGTGGTAGTCTTAATGCATTGGATGAAACAGTTTCACCACGTGGTTATAGGATTATGAGAAAAATACCCAGGTTACCAATGCCAGTTATTGAAAATTTAGTTGATTATTTTGAAAATCTTCAGGCAATCATCCGAGCTTCAGTAGATGAATTAGATGATGTTGATGGTATTGGTGAAGTAAGAGCTCAAGCAATTAAAGATGGATTGCGTCGGCTTAGAGATCAGGTATTACTTGATAGGCATATTTAA
- a CDS encoding CarD family transcriptional regulator produces MYKIGDKVVYPNHGAGTIVGIETKTILDEKKEYYIMKLPIGEMKVMIPVDKIDKIGIRDVITEEKADEVFELLNGEKSKMSQNWNRRFRANQEKLKTGDIFEVAEVVRNLSIRDREKGLSTGEKKMLSNARQILISELVLAKGLDEESISEKMDDLFTLDEEDLES; encoded by the coding sequence ATGTATAAAATTGGTGACAAAGTCGTTTATCCTAATCATGGTGCAGGAACCATTGTTGGTATTGAGACTAAGACTATTTTAGATGAAAAGAAAGAATATTATATAATGAAACTTCCTATTGGAGAAATGAAAGTTATGATTCCTGTTGATAAAATTGATAAAATTGGAATTAGAGATGTAATTACTGAAGAAAAAGCAGATGAAGTTTTTGAATTATTAAATGGAGAAAAAAGCAAAATGTCACAAAATTGGAATCGCCGTTTTCGGGCTAATCAGGAGAAATTAAAAACTGGCGATATATTTGAAGTGGCAGAAGTTGTTAGAAATTTAAGTATTAGAGATAGAGAAAAGGGTCTTTCCACTGGGGAAAAGAAGATGTTGAGTAATGCTAGACAAATTTTAATTAGTGAACTTGTGTTAGCAAAAGGATTGGATGAAGAAAGCATTTCCGAAAAAATGGATGATTTATTTACACTTGACGAAGAAGATCTTGAGTCCTAA
- a CDS encoding PIN/TRAM domain-containing protein: protein MLKKVMRLIFGVFGGVIAYNLIDIFGLASDYSYSWENIGAFFLTTQFYAILLGAVLGYFLIFYSLNKLLEFIMGFELKFKELSWKKVLIVVIGLIIGLITGAIINFIFSIPKIPRIGMPLQIFVNITFIYMGFALAVHKAKDIESFLFSRKKGTSETPEDKTGSDKILDTSVIIDGRIYDICKTGFIEGNFIIPEFVLEELQHIADSADDLKRNRGRRGLDILRQMQNDSDIQVEIIDHDFEEISEVDSKLVKLAQLSSAKVLTNDYNLNKVAELQGVKVLNINELANAVKPVVLPGEEMDVKVIKEGKENGQGVAYLDDGTMIVIEEGIKYLGEDISVLVTSILQTAAGRMIFARPKK, encoded by the coding sequence ATGCTAAAAAAAGTAATGCGCTTAATTTTTGGGGTTTTTGGTGGTGTTATTGCATATAATTTAATAGATATTTTTGGATTAGCAAGTGATTATTCATATAGCTGGGAAAACATTGGAGCATTCTTTTTAACAACACAGTTTTATGCTATATTATTAGGAGCAGTATTAGGCTATTTTCTTATTTTTTATTCTTTAAATAAACTTTTAGAGTTTATTATGGGCTTTGAATTAAAATTTAAAGAGTTAAGTTGGAAAAAAGTTTTAATAGTAGTAATTGGTCTTATAATTGGGCTTATAACTGGTGCTATTATAAATTTTATATTTTCTATTCCTAAGATACCTCGAATTGGAATGCCTCTACAAATTTTTGTTAATATTACTTTTATTTATATGGGATTCGCACTTGCTGTTCATAAAGCAAAGGATATAGAATCTTTTTTATTTTCTAGAAAAAAAGGAACCTCAGAAACTCCTGAAGATAAAACAGGTAGTGATAAAATTTTAGATACAAGCGTTATTATTGACGGGAGAATTTATGATATATGTAAAACCGGATTTATAGAAGGTAATTTTATTATTCCGGAATTTGTTTTAGAAGAACTTCAGCATATTGCAGACTCAGCTGATGACTTAAAAAGAAATCGTGGCCGTCGAGGACTCGATATTTTAAGACAGATGCAGAATGATTCTGATATACAGGTAGAAATAATTGATCATGATTTTGAAGAAATATCTGAAGTTGATAGTAAACTAGTTAAATTGGCGCAGTTAAGCTCTGCCAAAGTTTTAACAAATGATTACAATTTGAACAAAGTTGCCGAATTACAGGGGGTTAAAGTTTTAAATATTAATGAGCTTGCTAATGCAGTTAAACCAGTTGTACTACCAGGGGAAGAAATGGATGTTAAAGTAATTAAAGAAGGTAAAGAAAATGGTCAGGGAGTTGCATACCTTGATGATGGAACTATGATTGTTATCGAAGAAGGTATTAAATATCTGGGAGAGGATATCTCAGTTCTAGTTACAAGCATTCTGCAAACGGCTGCGGGAAGAATGATTTTTGCTCGACCTAAAAAGTAA
- the ispD gene encoding 2-C-methyl-D-erythritol 4-phosphate cytidylyltransferase: protein MSEIGVLIPAAGRGSRMGKNINKQFLKLLGKPILYYTIKSFLDWRDDLEINIVLASNEFDYFKKNLSPLFSCSPQKLNLIAGGNSRKQSVNNGLKNFSEEVNYVIIHDGARPMLRTELIEKCYQAVLKYNAVSCGVRVKDTIKIVEDSFSKETLDRNSLRAIQTPQAFKLDLIMKAHKKTGKNKALDDASLVEEFGEKVYIVNGDYNNFKITTPEDLKPAEMILKERT from the coding sequence ATGTCTGAAATTGGTGTTTTAATACCTGCTGCCGGTAGAGGTAGTAGAATGGGGAAAAACATAAACAAACAATTTTTGAAATTGCTTGGGAAACCAATTTTATATTATACTATAAAAAGTTTTCTTGATTGGCGAGATGATCTTGAAATTAATATTGTTTTAGCCTCAAATGAATTTGATTATTTTAAAAAAAATTTAAGTCCGTTATTTTCTTGTTCACCTCAAAAATTAAATTTAATAGCGGGTGGAAATAGCCGAAAACAATCAGTAAATAATGGTTTAAAAAACTTTAGTGAAGAAGTCAATTATGTTATAATACATGATGGTGCAAGACCAATGCTGCGGACAGAGTTAATTGAAAAATGTTATCAAGCAGTACTGAAATACAATGCGGTTAGCTGTGGCGTTCGGGTAAAAGATACAATCAAAATTGTTGAAGATTCTTTTTCAAAAGAAACACTTGACCGTAATTCTTTAAGAGCAATTCAAACCCCACAGGCTTTTAAATTAGATTTAATAATGAAAGCACATAAAAAAACTGGAAAAAATAAAGCGTTAGATGATGCTTCATTAGTTGAAGAATTTGGTGAGAAGGTTTATATTGTTAATGGTGATTATAACAATTTTAAGATTACTACTCCAGAAGACTTAAAACCTGCGGAAATGATTTTAAAGGAGAGAACTTGA
- the ispF gene encoding 2-C-methyl-D-erythritol 2,4-cyclodiphosphate synthase → MFKVGFAYDSHRFAKDRKLFLGGVKINSDYGLQGHSDADVLLHALMDALLGAIGSGDIGTHFPDDEAQYKNISSLKLLSEVKQEVEKKKFVVNNCDLVVVAEKPKLKPYRDRIVSSIAGNLGIDKNRINFKATTNEKMGFTGREEGMAAFAVVSVVESKLWQFFETLKMEGSIK, encoded by the coding sequence ATGTTTAAAGTTGGCTTTGCTTATGACAGTCATCGTTTTGCAAAAGATAGAAAACTTTTTTTGGGTGGAGTAAAAATCAACTCAGATTATGGACTTCAAGGACATTCTGATGCAGATGTTTTACTGCACGCTTTAATGGATGCTCTGTTGGGAGCTATTGGAAGTGGTGACATTGGCACTCATTTCCCAGATGATGAAGCTCAATATAAAAATATAAGTAGTTTAAAACTTTTGTCTGAAGTAAAACAAGAAGTTGAAAAGAAAAAATTTGTAGTTAATAATTGTGATTTAGTAGTTGTAGCAGAAAAACCGAAATTAAAACCCTATCGTGATAGAATTGTTTCATCGATTGCAGGAAATTTAGGGATCGATAAAAATAGAATCAATTTTAAAGCAACCACAAATGAAAAAATGGGGTTTACTGGTCGTGAAGAAGGAATGGCAGCTTTTGCTGTTGTAAGTGTTGTAGAAAGTAAATTATGGCAGTTTTTTGAGACATTGAAAATGGAAGGGAGTATTAAATGA
- a CDS encoding HutP family protein encodes MMLVKDIMTTHPITIAPDATILEAEKMLSINKIGRLLVVENDELVGMLTDGDIISERELEASISNFMSDDLIIINEKNTVQEAAKKLSENHIGGLPVYNNKNELVGVVTSEDIVYGYLKDEEEERAMEKRTITPESSAIYLSMTRSRDYEEYWLKKIEGYSYRGAITQTGASAEKLPIKLRESTTVAAIARGVINENSREKMAVSNAVKDAYSQLALVNPGLGGGFKIAVVRGDGHISVAIFGKFGHALVDGPEQLTVGTSVI; translated from the coding sequence ATGATGCTAGTAAAAGATATAATGACAACTCATCCAATAACTATTGCGCCTGATGCAACAATTTTGGAAGCAGAAAAAATGCTTTCAATAAATAAAATTGGAAGATTGTTAGTTGTAGAAAATGATGAATTAGTCGGAATGCTGACAGATGGAGATATAATATCAGAAAGAGAATTAGAAGCTTCGATAAGTAATTTTATGTCAGATGATTTAATAATAATTAACGAAAAAAACACAGTTCAAGAGGCGGCAAAAAAACTTTCTGAAAATCATATTGGGGGTTTGCCTGTCTATAATAATAAAAATGAATTAGTTGGAGTCGTTACTTCTGAAGATATAGTTTATGGTTATTTAAAAGATGAAGAAGAAGAAAGGGCAATGGAAAAAAGAACGATAACTCCTGAGAGTTCAGCAATTTATTTGTCAATGACTAGAAGTAGAGATTATGAAGAATATTGGTTAAAAAAGATTGAAGGTTATAGTTATCGAGGTGCAATCACTCAAACTGGCGCTAGTGCAGAAAAGTTACCAATTAAACTACGAGAAAGCACTACTGTGGCAGCAATTGCTCGAGGTGTTATTAATGAAAATTCTCGCGAAAAAATGGCCGTTTCTAATGCAGTAAAAGATGCATATAGTCAGTTAGCACTTGTAAATCCTGGTTTAGGTGGAGGCTTTAAGATTGCAGTAGTTCGTGGAGATGGACATATTTCTGTAGCTATTTTTGGTAAATTTGGCCATGCTTTAGTAGATGGACCAGAACAATTAACTGTTGGTACTAGTGTAATATAA